A genomic region of Chitinimonas arctica contains the following coding sequences:
- a CDS encoding integrase → MIDNDGTPLTSTALRSKFDTARENAGNQKWQLRDLRAKAGTDKDMAEGIRASQDLLGHRTETRTADYIRHRIGKRTTPTK, encoded by the coding sequence TTGATCGACAATGACGGCACTCCGCTGACAAGCACTGCGCTGCGGTCGAAGTTCGACACTGCGCGCGAAAATGCGGGCAACCAAAAGTGGCAGCTGCGCGACTTGCGCGCGAAGGCGGGCACTGACAAGGACATGGCTGAAGGTATTCGCGCGTCACAGGATCTGCTGGGACACCGGACGGAAACGCGGACTGCCGACTATATCCGGCATCGAATCGGTAAGCGGACGACGCCGACGAAGTGA
- the rpoD gene encoding RNA polymerase sigma factor RpoD — protein sequence MAADQELDKSDKRDAEPRIDNEVRKARFKNLIVLGKERGYLTYAEINDHLPEDMLDAEQIEGVISMITNMGIQVYDEAPDAESLLMSDAAPAAVADDDVAEEAEAALSTVDSDFGRTTDPVRMYMREMGTVELLTREGEIEIAKRIEDGLKHMIQAITACPTTISHIIGMVDKALVDEIRIDEVVDDFIDPNAIEEPAAAPPELSDEDSEEDVALDGADDDEEDSEGAAAAAAAANLEELKNKAREHFVVIRDLFDKMLKALAKHGPHSKQYTQAQELVAAEFLKIRFSARQVENLCDSLRNMVDEIRGHEREIMDICVQKVRMPREHFIKTFPGNEDNLDWVKNEINSGKSYSGILERYQHAVMERQSKLTELQANAMLPIKDLKEINRQMSTGEAKARRAKREMIEANLRLVISIAKKYTNRGLQFLDLIQEGNIGLMKAVDKFEYRRGYKFSTYATWWIRQAITRSIADQARTIRIPVHMIETINKMNRISRQILQESGLEPDPATLAERMDMPEDKIRKILKIAKEPISMETPIGDDDDSHLGDFIEDQNNLAPVDAAVYASLRDATRDVLDTLTPREAKVLRMRFGIEMNTDHTLEEVGKQFDVTRERIRQIEAKALRKLRHPTRSERLKSFLDSLTAEN from the coding sequence ATGGCGGCAGATCAAGAGCTCGACAAGTCAGATAAGCGCGACGCGGAACCTCGCATCGACAATGAAGTGCGCAAGGCGCGCTTCAAGAACCTCATCGTGCTCGGCAAAGAGCGGGGTTACCTGACTTACGCCGAGATCAACGACCATTTGCCTGAAGACATGTTGGACGCCGAGCAGATCGAAGGCGTTATCAGCATGATCACCAATATGGGCATCCAAGTCTACGACGAGGCGCCCGACGCCGAGTCGTTGCTGATGTCCGACGCGGCCCCGGCCGCCGTCGCCGACGACGATGTCGCGGAAGAAGCCGAAGCCGCCTTGTCCACGGTGGACTCCGACTTCGGCCGAACCACCGACCCGGTGCGTATGTATATGCGCGAGATGGGCACGGTTGAGCTGCTCACCCGCGAAGGCGAAATCGAAATCGCCAAGCGCATCGAAGACGGCCTCAAGCACATGATCCAGGCGATCACCGCCTGCCCCACCACCATCAGCCATATCATCGGCATGGTGGACAAGGCCCTGGTCGATGAAATCCGCATCGACGAGGTGGTGGACGACTTTATCGATCCCAACGCCATTGAAGAACCGGCCGCAGCGCCGCCGGAACTGAGCGATGAGGACAGCGAGGAAGATGTCGCGCTGGATGGTGCCGACGATGACGAGGAAGACAGCGAAGGCGCCGCCGCCGCTGCCGCCGCCGCCAACCTGGAAGAATTGAAGAACAAGGCGCGCGAACACTTCGTGGTGATCCGCGACCTGTTCGACAAGATGCTCAAGGCCCTGGCCAAGCATGGTCCGCACAGCAAGCAATACACCCAGGCGCAAGAGCTGGTCGCCGCGGAGTTCCTGAAAATCCGCTTCTCGGCCCGCCAGGTGGAAAACCTGTGCGACAGCCTGCGCAATATGGTCGACGAAATCCGCGGCCACGAACGCGAGATCATGGACATCTGCGTGCAGAAGGTCCGGATGCCGCGCGAGCATTTCATCAAGACCTTCCCCGGCAACGAAGACAATCTGGACTGGGTCAAGAACGAGATCAACTCGGGCAAATCCTATTCCGGCATCCTGGAGCGCTATCAGCATGCCGTGATGGAAAGGCAGTCCAAGCTGACCGAGCTGCAGGCCAACGCCATGCTGCCGATCAAGGACCTGAAGGAAATCAACCGTCAGATGTCCACCGGCGAAGCCAAGGCCCGCCGTGCCAAGCGTGAAATGATCGAGGCCAACCTGCGCCTGGTGATCTCCATCGCCAAGAAATACACCAATCGCGGCCTGCAATTCCTCGACCTGATCCAGGAAGGCAATATCGGCCTGATGAAGGCCGTGGATAAGTTCGAATACCGCCGCGGTTACAAGTTCTCGACCTATGCCACCTGGTGGATTCGCCAGGCCATCACGCGCTCGATCGCCGACCAGGCACGCACCATCCGTATCCCGGTGCACATGATCGAGACGATCAACAAGATGAACCGCATCTCCCGCCAGATTCTGCAGGAGAGTGGTCTCGAGCCTGATCCGGCCACGCTGGCCGAGCGTATGGACATGCCCGAGGACAAGATTCGCAAGATCCTCAAGATCGCCAAGGAACCGATTTCGATGGAGACGCCGATCGGCGACGACGACGACTCGCACCTGGGCGACTTTATCGAGGACCAGAACAATCTGGCCCCGGTCGATGCCGCCGTCTATGCCAGCCTGCGCGACGCCACCCGCGACGTGCTCGACACCCTGACCCCTCGCGAGGCCAAGGTACTGCGCATGCGTTTTGGTATCGAAATGAACACCGACCACACGCTGGAAGAAGTCGGCAAGCAATTCGACGTCACGCGGGAACGTATCCGCCAGATCGAAGCCAAAGCGCTGCGTAAACTGCGTCACCCGACTCGCTCGGAACGGCTGAAGAGCTTCCTGGACAGCCTGACCGCAGAGAATTGA
- a CDS encoding TonB-dependent receptor plug domain-containing protein → MSRAIPISLCLAWAVTVRANEGVDLFDLDLKTLLDVSISTASRVAEPRRKVPGTVYILTRADIRARGYRHLGELLRDLPGVDRHQNSSGSFFNRFGLRGLVGNNKLVVLQDGVRIGAPAGEPLVLADNYPLYAVERVEVAMGPGSALYGADAVSGVVQMFSLRDAPAVSLEAGDQGFRRTDAYFSHEGDLRLRLGVHRQIDDHADLAASYPALFRPGDLLDFTGKVVIPADRRAAFHGRTESEQAIADVAYGNWRLGWIHQGYQHPTGSGDLPEIVDYGGFGAYQLDHLYGERQWYKDGVAEGNLRLQYSDYRMDTGSAFINRFNGFTPGYKYAASQRWRIEGQWLWQLGEHRLILGGDWSRVKAIPKTPDLTRRYDPGRATDRQGLFYPDTDNSLPLQIFELSYRAHSLFLQDTVALTPMVELSGGLHYGHDSNYGTTLTPRLNLNWQAAERWRAGLLFGKAFLAPSPHFSYEHFGSFTGQRDAQDRYIANLMFVPNPALKPERLDSLELNLSHYGDRQEWQFALYHNRLDGLILPQLSPVPVSDFVPGGVIRATGQNANVGDVRATGLDVFGRWRPMERFDLWLAYGYADASLDSAGMTSHLPYVARHKLKAGFSWQLGSNLTLSPTLEASGRSYPLPHARADGVDSAPGYGLLHLFARYRLNSHAELELRVENVADRRWFNVGNSTNAGFAATPQDGRRLALGGGGCFSTLPP, encoded by the coding sequence ATGTCGCGCGCAATACCGATTTCCCTTTGCCTGGCGTGGGCGGTGACAGTACGGGCGAATGAAGGCGTGGATCTGTTCGATCTGGATTTGAAGACGCTGCTGGATGTTTCCATCAGTACCGCCTCGCGCGTTGCCGAGCCCCGCCGCAAGGTACCCGGAACGGTCTATATACTGACGCGTGCCGATATCCGGGCGCGCGGCTATCGGCATCTGGGCGAGCTGTTGCGCGATCTGCCGGGTGTGGATCGGCACCAGAACAGCAGCGGCAGTTTCTTCAACCGTTTTGGCCTGCGCGGCCTGGTCGGCAACAACAAGCTGGTGGTGCTGCAAGACGGCGTACGCATCGGTGCGCCGGCGGGGGAGCCGCTGGTACTGGCCGATAACTATCCCTTGTATGCGGTCGAGCGGGTTGAGGTGGCCATGGGACCGGGTTCGGCGCTCTATGGCGCCGATGCGGTCAGCGGAGTCGTGCAGATGTTTTCCCTCCGGGATGCGCCAGCGGTTTCGCTGGAAGCCGGCGATCAGGGCTTTCGGCGAACAGATGCCTACTTCAGCCATGAGGGCGATCTCCGACTGCGCTTGGGCGTACATCGCCAGATCGACGATCATGCCGATCTTGCCGCGAGCTATCCGGCCTTGTTCCGGCCAGGAGACCTGCTTGATTTTACCGGTAAGGTAGTGATTCCCGCCGACCGGCGGGCTGCTTTCCACGGCCGTACGGAAAGCGAGCAGGCCATTGCCGACGTAGCGTATGGCAATTGGCGGCTAGGCTGGATCCACCAAGGTTACCAGCACCCCACCGGCTCGGGCGACCTGCCGGAGATCGTGGATTACGGCGGCTTCGGGGCTTACCAGCTGGACCATCTCTACGGCGAGCGGCAGTGGTACAAGGACGGTGTCGCCGAGGGTAATCTGCGTCTGCAGTACAGCGACTATCGGATGGATACCGGCTCGGCCTTTATCAATCGCTTCAACGGCTTTACGCCCGGCTACAAATATGCCGCCAGCCAGCGATGGCGCATCGAAGGACAGTGGCTGTGGCAATTGGGCGAGCATCGCTTGATCCTGGGTGGCGATTGGTCACGGGTCAAAGCCATCCCCAAGACGCCGGATTTGACCAGGCGCTACGATCCCGGCCGGGCGACCGATCGGCAAGGTTTGTTCTATCCGGACACCGACAACAGCTTGCCTTTGCAGATTTTCGAGTTGTCCTACCGCGCCCATAGCCTATTTCTGCAGGACACGGTAGCGTTGACGCCCATGGTGGAGTTGAGCGGCGGCCTGCATTACGGGCACGACAGCAATTACGGCACCACCCTGACCCCGCGTCTGAATCTGAATTGGCAAGCCGCCGAGCGGTGGCGCGCGGGGCTGCTATTCGGCAAGGCGTTCCTGGCGCCGTCGCCGCATTTTTCCTACGAGCATTTCGGTTCCTTCACCGGCCAGCGCGACGCGCAAGACCGCTATATCGCCAACCTGATGTTCGTACCCAATCCGGCGCTCAAGCCCGAGCGTCTGGATAGCCTGGAACTCAATCTCAGTCATTACGGCGATCGCCAGGAGTGGCAATTCGCGCTTTATCACAATCGCCTGGATGGCTTGATCTTGCCCCAGCTCAGCCCGGTGCCTGTCAGTGATTTTGTGCCTGGCGGGGTAATTCGGGCCACTGGTCAGAATGCCAATGTCGGTGATGTCCGCGCCACTGGTCTTGATGTGTTCGGACGCTGGCGGCCCATGGAGCGCTTCGATCTTTGGCTGGCTTATGGTTACGCCGATGCCAGCCTGGATAGCGCCGGCATGACCAGCCATTTGCCCTATGTGGCGCGCCATAAGCTCAAAGCGGGCTTCAGCTGGCAGCTTGGCAGCAACTTGACGCTGTCCCCCACGCTGGAAGCATCGGGGCGTAGCTATCCTTTACCCCATGCGCGTGCGGACGGGGTGGATTCGGCGCCCGGCTATGGCCTGCTGCATTTGTTTGCCCGTTATCGGCTGAATTCACATGCCGAGCTGGAGCTGAGGGTTGAGAATGTCGCGGACCGTCGTTGGTTCAATGTGGGTAACAGTACCAACGCCGGCTTTGCGGCGACGCCGCAGGATGGTCGGCGTTTGGCGCTGGGGGGCGGTGGGTGTTTTAGCACCCTGCCGCCTTAA
- a CDS encoding helix-turn-helix transcriptional regulator: MMPIQSAAQLGSALRLARKQLGLTQPDLALAAGVGVRFIVDLEAGKPTVQLQSVLKVIAALGVELALTGLDLP, from the coding sequence ATGATGCCCATTCAATCCGCAGCCCAGCTTGGTTCCGCCTTGCGTCTGGCTCGCAAGCAGCTAGGACTTACCCAGCCCGACCTGGCGCTCGCCGCTGGTGTCGGTGTGCGCTTTATTGTTGATCTCGAAGCAGGCAAGCCGACCGTGCAGTTGCAGAGCGTATTAAAAGTGATTGCAGCGCTTGGGGTGGAACTTGCTCTTACCGGGCTGGATCTACCTTAA